The window TTGGCAACCTTCGCGTACCCGCCGAACAGTTCGTCAGCGCCCTGCCCGACCGCCAGTCGGTCGTAGCCATCGGCGGCGACTCGTTCGGCAAGCAAGTACAGCGGAAGGACGATTTGCACGTCCATCGGGTTCGTGCGCCCGAGGGCCGCGACGATTTCGGGCACGGCGCGTTCGATAGCCTCGTGCGTGAGTTCGACGACGCGAAGGTCACGGTCCATCGCACCCGCGGCGTCGCGGGCGGCGGCAATGTCGTGTGAGCCCTCGAACCCGGCGACGTAACACGGTGCGTCTGGAACGCCAGACGCGACGACGGCGGAATCAACACCGCCAGAGAACGCGACGGCGAGGCCGTCGTCGTCGACTGAGTCGACGGACTCGAAGACGGCCGCTCGGACCTGTGCGAGTGCCTCCTCGGCGTCGGTGGCAACGTCCGGGGCGGGGAGTGTCCAGACCTGTTCGGCGCGTCCGGCATCGTCACCGGTCGTGGGGCGAGACTGACCCGACGGAACCGCCACAGGGTCTGTCAGGTCACGGTGGTCGAACGACCACACCGAGGGGTCCTCTCGCTCGGAGAAGAGTGGTTGGCGTCCGAGCACGTCGCGGACGAGACGGCCGTCAATCTCACCGGCGAACCCGGCGGTGCCGGGAAGCGGGTCGCGTTCGTTGAGGGCCCGTCGAACGAGTGCGTCGTCTGCGCCACGCATCGCGTCGTCCTCGTCGCCCATCAGAGCAGGTCGGTCAGCGCGTGTTTCACGCGGCGTTTCGCGCCGCCGGCGGCCTGTTGGAAGGAGATGCGCCACGGTGTCTTGCTCCCGACCACGCTGGTTCGTCCCTCGGTGATGGCTTCGAGGATGGCGTCGGCGGTTCTGGTGTCGGTTCCGACTTCGGTGACTGCCTGTCCGACCATCTCACTGATGTGGGCGTCGCTGCCGGCGGTCATCGGGAGTCCTCGACGCTTCGCGAAGCGTTCTGCACGCTGGTTGGCGATGCCGGTGAGGAGACGTGAGTTGTAGACTTCGATGGCGTCCGCGGCGGCGAGTTGGGCACGTGAGATGTGCGGGGCGACGCCGTGACGCGACTTCTGGAACGGGTGGGGGACGACTGCGATGCCCCCGGCGTCGTGGATTCGGTCGAGTGTCTCGTCGTACGAGAGGCCGGCGGGAATGAGTTCTCGCACGCCGAGTGCGAGTACGT is drawn from Haloferax litoreum and contains these coding sequences:
- a CDS encoding PHP domain-containing protein — protein: MLSVELHSHSSLSYDGRDPVELLLEQAAAVGLDALAVTDHDEIDASLEAADVAADYGLVGIPGMEITCAAGHVLALGVRELIPAGLSYDETLDRIHDAGGIAVVPHPFQKSRHGVAPHISRAQLAAADAIEVYNSRLLTGIANQRAERFAKRRGLPMTAGSDAHISEMVGQAVTEVGTDTRTADAILEAITEGRTSVVGSKTPWRISFQQAAGGAKRRVKHALTDLL
- a CDS encoding asparagine synthase C-terminal domain-containing protein, yielding MRGADDALVRRALNERDPLPGTAGFAGEIDGRLVRDVLGRQPLFSEREDPSVWSFDHRDLTDPVAVPSGQSRPTTGDDAGRAEQVWTLPAPDVATDAEEALAQVRAAVFESVDSVDDDGLAVAFSGGVDSAVVASGVPDAPCYVAGFEGSHDIAAARDAAGAMDRDLRVVELTHEAIERAVPEIVAALGRTNPMDVQIVLPLYLLAERVAADGYDRLAVGQGADELFGGYAKVAKAPNDPRVEAETVRGAAREMILTLPDQLERDVLTLRAAGVEPVAPLLHDRVVEAALPLPDELLVADGRRKVALREAAKPVLPESVAEADKKAVQYGTYASRELDRLARQAGFKRRMENHVQQYVESLVE